The Solanum pennellii chromosome 7, SPENNV200 DNA segment CTTGCTTATTAGGGCACTGACAAGATCGAAGGCATTTTGCTGCACCTGACAAATGAAGAAGAAGTTAATTTTGGTGGCAAGGCCTTCATGCAGATGACCAGTCTGAGGTTTCTCAAATTCCGGAATGCATATGTTTGCCAGGGACCTGAGTTTCTTCCTGATGAGTTGAGGTGGCTTGATTGGCATGGATATCCTTCGAAAAGTCTGCCAAATAGCTTTAAGGGAGATCAACTTGTtagtttgaaattgaaaaaaagccGCATCATACAACTTTGAAGAACCTCAAAGGATCTAGGAAAACTAAAGTACATGAACCTTAGCCATTCACAGAAGCTAATAAGGATGCCAGATTTTTCCGTTACACCTAATCTTGAAAGACTGGTTCTTGAAGAATGCACAAGTTTGGTAGAAATCAATTTTTCTATTGGAGATCTTGGAAAGCTAGTCTTTCTGAATCTGAAGAACTGTAGAAATTTAAAGACCCTACCAAAGAGTATTCGATTGGAAAAGCTTGAAATTCTCGTTCTTTCAGGCTGCTCAAAGTTAAGAACATTCCCGGAAATAGAAGAGAAAATGAATCGTTTAGCAGAACTGTATTTGGGCGCTACTGCTTTGAGTGAGCTACCAGCATCAGTTGAGAACTTTCCAGGAGTTGGTGTAATAAATCTAAGTTACTGCAAGCATCTTGAGAGTCTACCTAGCAGTATTTTTAGGTTGAAATGTTTGAAAACACTTGATGTGTCTGGATgctcaaaacttaaaaatttacCAGATGATTTGGGACTTTTAGTTGGTTTAGAGGAGCTCCACTTCACTCACACAGCCATCCAAACAATTCCATCCTCAATGTCTCTTCTTAAAAACCTTAAACATTTATATCTCCGTGGATGTACTGCTTTGAGTTCACAAGTAAGTAGCTCAAGTCGTGGCCAGAAGTCTATGGGTgtaaattttcagaatttgtCGGGTCTTTGTTCATTGATCATGTTGGATCTTAGTGACTGCAACATTTCAGACGGAGGCATTTTAAGTAATCTTGGGTTCTTACCGTCTTTGGAGGGATTGGTTCTTGACGGTAACAATTTTTCCAATATTGCAGCTGCAAACATAAGTCGTCTCACTAATCTTAAATTCCTTGCATTGGCTGGTTGTAGGAGGCTTGAGAGTTTACCAGAACTTCCTCCAAGTATAACAGGGCTATATGCCGATGAATGCACATCTTTGATGAGTATTGATCAACTAACCAAATATCCAATGTTGCTTGAAGTTTCATTCACAAAATGTCATCAACTTGTAAAAAATAAACAGCACGCCTCCATGGTTGATTCATTGTTGAAACAGATGGACAAGGTAAGTACACTTCCAAGCCACAACATGGAAAACATAAAACGACTGGAGAGGCTTTTGTATTTGTACTCCAATAACATTCATTTCACGGTGCATGCAGGTACTATTCATGAATGGCTTATTTAGGATGTACGTCCCTGGTGTGGAGATTCCGGAATGGTTTACATACAAGAACTCAGGGACTGGATCAATCTCAGTAGCCCTGCCCAAAAATTGGTTCACACCCACATTCAGGGGGTTTGCTGTTTGTGCTGTTTTTGACATGATGAATCCTTTCATTTTAAGGAAATTTAAGTGGGACGGTCCCATGAATTTCCATACTGACAAATTCCTAAGAAATTCCCGAGGACCTGCAGCATGGTTTAAGTTCACAAGCCATGACGGTTTGAGGCGCGAATCTTGGTTTTCTTTCTCCTCAATAGGAAGTGAAAAAGCTGTTGGTTTAGGTGATACTTTTCTAGCCCATTTACCTGTTCATCCGTATTGGACGTCGAAGGATGTTAATTATAATAACTACATTCAGCTTGAGGTTGGTTTCCATGATGAAGTTCATAAGGATGTAGTGGTCAAAGGTATGGGAGTGCGTCTTGTGTATGAGAATTGATGGCAACAGGGAGCTGAAATGCATATGAATTTGTTCAACttagaaacataattataatCTTGAAAGCTACTTAGAAATGGGAGAAGGAGTCCATAAGAACTCAGAGAATCATGTACTGATTTTGTACTTAGAAGAACTCAGATTTTTACTctcttttttgtgtgttttttcTCTATCAGgcttcttaatttagttttcgtCAAAAGtctatattcttattttctaattgttgcattttattactcattacatatatatttccatGAAATTTTAGCTGTTCTAACTTATCTATAAAACTTCATATGAAACGCATGTGCAAAGCACGTGTCCAGAAACTAGTCTTACGAAAAGTGGGAACAAGAGAAATAAGATCATACTAAACTGATTGAACAGAAAAATATAAGagctttaaaaaaaaggaagtaaAAGTTACAAGATAGTACATGAACTCAATAAACTAATGCAAAGTTACTGAATATTACATTTATGAAGTTACACTAGAATTGGAAATATTATCATAGTTCTCAAACATATTATTTACCTTGGTCCAGATAAAATTGAAGGCAGTATTGAACTGATAGGGACTTCCATCTGCTGGTTGTCAGTTAGGTTTGTGGAATTGAAATCCAAGTTGGTTTCAACAGACACCAAACCTTCCAGTACCTTAACCACCAATGGCATGGAAGGCCTTTTATTGAAATCGCCTTGTACACACCATGCTGCGAGGCTCATCATTTCCGTCACTGCTTCCCTGTGGAGCTGCATATCCTCGTTGTTCTTGTCAACCATATCGATGAGCTTCTCTTGTTCTACTTTTCTCCTAAAAACACTAAGCAAATGGACATCGTCTTCATCAGCCTGTGACCAATCCAAATTCTTTCGCCCACAAAGAACTTCCAAGAGTACAATTCCAAAGGCATATACGTCTACTTTCTCAGTgatcaccgacctcaaccattCAGGAGCTAAATACCCTGGTGTTCCTCTCATTCGAGTTACAACTTTGCTTTTGTCTTTCTCAATTAGTTTCGACAACCCAAAATCAGATATCTTAGCATTGAAATTCTCATCCAAGAGGATGTTGTGTGGCTTGATGTCCAAATGAATTATCTTCTGATTGCATTCATCATGAAGATAAGCTAATCCTTTAGCGATATCTGATATTATCTTTTGCCTCGTAATCCATGTAAGcccattttcttgattttcatgaGAAAGCCACCTATCCAATGATCCATTTACCATGTACTCATAGATCAGAACCCGGTGATCTTTTTCAGCACAAAAGCCGATTAGTTTTACCAAATTGACATGGTGAATGCTACCAACTATCTTTACCTCTGTTAAGAATGAATCCTTTACTTGACCTACACCATTCAGACGCTTTACAGCTATTTTGTTGCCATTACCCAGTGTTCCTTCATATACTGAGCCAAATCCTCCTTCCCCGAGCTTTCTGCTGAAATCTTGTGTAATTATTTTCAACTCATCGTAAGAGAATCGAGTTAGGATTCCCGGTAAGATTGGTGCTAAATCCAGAAGATCCCCAGCCTTGACAGAGAGTGTCCTCTTTTTGAAAAGAACAAACCATGCACTAATACTTAAAATTATTCCCACTAAAGCTGCGAGAGCAAATGCTACAATCACTTTCAGAGGTCTTGATTGCTTTCTTTGAGAAACGATTGGCGGCTGATACTGAGCCTTTGCGAAATTCTGCACCTTAAGAAAAACTTTTGTCTTGTCAGTACCATACCAGTTGTCCTGAAGTGAGAAGACTTCATTCAGTAATAAGCAGTTTTTTCTTAGAGTTTTAGACCAAACAGCAGCTTTGCAGGAACAGTTACTCAAACAGGCCGCTTTGCAATTTTCCATCTTTGTTCCCTCGAACCACATGTTTGAACTTGCGTAAAAGTTGATCTCAAATGCAAAATATGTTGTATCGCTGAGCTCTATAAGACTATGATACTGTGAAGAGTTGCAAGAAATAGATGTTAGCTGTGAACATCCAAGATCGGGGTTCCTATTTATTGGCCTGAAGAAGTTTCCTTCTACCGGACAATTACATTGCCCGTCATTTGTACAAATGCTATATCTTCCACACACCATTGGGTACCCACAGTTCCCTAGATCTGAATTCATGACCTCATCGAACTGTTTCCAATCATATGCATCCGACTGGTATAACCTTAAATGTCCATCAGCCCCAAGCTTTATGAATTGGGATGTATAAGGGTCTTGTAGAGCAGTAAAGGTTCGACCGTCAAAATTGTAAAAAGGACTATTTTGAGCATCACCCCCACTTGAAGCGATATAATACTGAGGTGGGTTGGTATCTATGGAAGACACCAAGCTTCCATCAAGAACAGTAAAAGAAAAGGACTGATTGGATCCTGAACTGCTTGCTATCAGTCTCCTCCCCGAAACCAACTTCTGTCCTGGAAGCAAACAATCTGTTGGATTATCAAAAGACTGCCAAATTGCTTGCTTTCTCTTATCAAAGAGCACAAGATTTCCCATTTCTGTCATGTTTAAGCCAAAAACAGATTTTCCAGTAGTATTAGTGGACCAAACAAGAGTGCCATCAGAGTCTGTCAAGACCAAATTGCCGTTTTGGCCTAGTTGCAACGTTGCATTGACTTTCACTGGATGGTTATTGTTAGCAGACCAAACTAACTGGGGAGTATTCATAACCCCGTCGGATCTGTTGTGATATAAAAGGATACCAAGAAGGCATTCTGTGGTACTGTTAGTTATAAGGGGGCAATAGAAGGCAAAGAGAAACTGAGGGCTACTCTTTCTGCTCCAAATAATAGGCGTCATTTCAGAAGGCTCGGAGGTATTGTAAACTCTAACATATGGCATATTGATCCAAGAATTGGAAAGTCCAGTAGTAGAATTCAAAAATCTGATATCATAGTTCCATAAAGGTTGCGAGAAAGCAAACCGGGATGAAAAAAAGTGGAGACAAATGAAGAGAAGGATAGAAAGATACACTCTCTGCTCTGCAATCATATCTTTGTTACAAAATCTAGAGTTCTTAGAAAATTATATTCTGGTATATGAcctttttgtgaaaattgaATGAGAAAAAGATACGaagtcaaaatttcaaatatttgcCGTGTGATATCACTTTCTAAGCATTTAGTAACTTCTAACACTATTTCCAGCAGCTGTAATTTGACTATATCAAATGACTTCACTTCatctattaaaatttgaaagtaaACCTTGTGATGCCTTTAACAATAAAGCatgaatatgatttatatatttcattaatgttGAGAAACCTTTCGAGTTCCAAATCCTCAAAATTCGATTAGCTTGGATGTCTCGaaaggaaaaagtaaaattaaggtCGGACCTGCCCTTAGGCCTACTTAACCCCAAAAACTGGTCAAATCCTTGTCCAGTAAAAACGGGACCGGAGGGGCCTCACAGAAATTTTTTTCGATATGTTTTCAGTATCTTCTAAACTTTTGTTGACTTATACACTCTTCCAGCAGCTGACTTGTTCAGcaaagaaatggaagaaaaaaaaaactcatatatTCCTTTCTTGTACCCCGCGTGCATGAATGTAAAAACGAGTGGTATCAATTTAGTTGAGAAATCGAAACTAATGCAGTTATGAGAATTTGTCAACTCTCTTGATAATCGAAATGCAATGAGAAAATCATTGTTATAGTCAAAGTTGGCTGCTGAAAGTAGTGTTGGAAGTCAACAGAATGGAAGAAATTAAATGTGATGCCTTTCTAGTAATCAAAGATTGAAAAAGAGACCATAGGTAATTTAAAACAGATTTATGCTAAGTCTAAAGATTATATCCCAAAAAAAGGCACAACAGAAAGATTACATATATTTTGGAAAACAATGTTAGCAGAACAGAGACTGTATTTTCCTATCCTTCTCTTCATTTATCTCCTCTTTTGTTCATCTCGATTTGCTATATCGCAATCTTCATGGGACTACAACGCCACTCTTTCAAATTCTATTGCAGGGTTTGCTGGGCTTTCCTCTTTCTGGATCAACAGGCCGTCTCTTATTATTAATTCCACCACCGACAGCTTCTATGGTTCGACAACACCCGTACTTCAGCGGGGAAATGCTGGCCCACGATTCCTCTGTGGCTTCTACTGCAGGTACAATGTCACAGAATGCCTTCTTGGTATCCTTTTGTACCACAACAAATACAACGAGCAGAACGGTATGATAGATAAACCCCAGTTAGTTTGG contains these protein-coding regions:
- the LOC107025475 gene encoding G-type lectin S-receptor-like serine/threonine-protein kinase SD2-5 — encoded protein: MIAEQRVYLSILLFICLHFFSSRFAFSQPLWNYDIRFLNSTTGLSNSWINMPYVRVYNTSEPSEMTPIIWSRKSSPQFLFAFYCPLITNSTTECLLGILLYHNRSDGVMNTPQLVWSANNNHPVKVNATLQLGQNGNLVLTDSDGTLVWSTNTTGKSVFGLNMTEMGNLVLFDKRKQAIWQSFDNPTDCLLPGQKLVSGRRLIASSSGSNQSFSFTVLDGSLVSSIDTNPPQYYIASSGGDAQNSPFYNFDGRTFTALQDPYTSQFIKLGADGHLRLYQSDAYDWKQFDEVMNSDLGNCGYPMVCGRYSICTNDGQCNCPVEGNFFRPINRNPDLGCSQLTSISCNSSQYHSLIELSDTTYFAFEINFYASSNMWFEGTKMENCKAACLSNCSCKAAVWSKTLRKNCLLLNEVFSLQDNWYGTDKTKVFLKVQNFAKAQYQPPIVSQRKQSRPLKVIVAFALAALVGIILSISAWFVLFKKRTLSVKAGDLLDLAPILPGILTRFSYDELKIITQDFSRKLGEGGFGSVYEGTLGNGNKIAVKRLNGVGQVKDSFLTEVKIVGSIHHVNLVKLIGFCAEKDHRVLIYEYMVNGSLDRWLSHENQENGLTWITRQKIISDIAKGLAYLHDECNQKIIHLDIKPHNILLDENFNAKISDFGLSKLIEKDKSKVVTRMRGTPGYLAPEWLRSVITEKVDVYAFGIVLLEVLCGRKNLDWSQADEDDVHLLSVFRRKVEQEKLIDMVDKNNEDMQLHREAVTEMMSLAAWCVQGDFNKRPSMPLVVKVLEGLVSVETNLDFNSTNLTDNQQMEVPISSILPSILSGPR